One genomic region from Doryrhamphus excisus isolate RoL2022-K1 chromosome 14, RoL_Dexc_1.0, whole genome shotgun sequence encodes:
- the cks1b gene encoding cyclin-dependent kinases regulatory subunit 1: MSHKQIYYSDKYDDDKYEYRHVMLPKDIAKRVPKTHLMSESEWRNLGVQQSQGWVHYMIHQPEPHILLFRRPLPNTK; the protein is encoded by the exons ATGTCCCACAAACAGATCTACTACTCCGATAAGTATGACGatgacaaatatgaatatag ACATGTAATGTTACCCAAGGATATTGCAAAGCGTGTGCCAAAGACCCATTTGATGTCAGAGTCCGAATGGAGGAACCTGGGGGTCCAGCAGAGTCAAGGATGGGTGCACTACATGATCCACCAGCCAG AGCCACACATTTTGCTTTTCAGGCGACCTCTTCCCAAcacgaagtaa
- the pbxip1a gene encoding pre-B-cell leukemia transcription factor-interacting protein 1, with translation MSDNSNSTGSSGSSTNSWTLLSPEEAAGDNVGPVDDGTESLGDAPSLSEDMAAGAAMEFKPSDIPVESVLSEEGHQVCQETSPASGEGPIPSIPSPPSPYPPEPDTESQAPIIHDIVTSSPSDNEHLCSVPFVSSIDFLAPQDIAVAAADEPEDTLLDAALTERLVTEEPEADTPVRLAEESQVDVPTETTALSEVPSLVEPARAESDSPAHEDLVPETVCAAEEEPNEEEDVLMQEEEKEDEEFPASFNMEISSGHGLRRRAFQSSDTARSKASEEEDEEGEGEEEEDEEVELRLVEKDEDKSWWSMNKCVVGAAILLFLGSLFLSGDFDASEVSNGEPSQDRPSSSNLQEMKALLDKLMKENQRITLLETHLQSQINELDTAVSTSGDILEKADLERVSANLGEELSSMVHLKKELESLRARVTELSLLAADLESSETQPAPSSSAPGPAEPEKKGKVKEALKRQKVLLDESKTRLQGMKKDGGHRRAVTDSLEEIRRELSDQVERWGVRRSLGPQGKRSKSKDKERKGDKDGRKEEGKSPKPNSHKESWRKNQDEWETKKHERRQDREERRKEKPWHSRQASHQQQQSRKPHINAGDFWRDQEQKLKRNIRPRTSCTSVEDCAAKEGLYPVELPEFEELLDGYLSKLEGTPPFSKDAIRRLASTFFRDGVFMHDQVMFADFAEDVADILEDMVDVVEDGRRRGNDSLEEEMEEFEREALWKFATTA, from the exons ATGTCGGACAACAGCAACAGCACCGGCAGCAGTGGCTCCTCAACCAATAGCTGGACCCTCCTGTCCCCCGAG GAAGCAGCTGGCGACAACGTGGGGCCAGTGGATGATGGCACGGAGAGCCTGGGCGATGCCCCCAGTCTGTCTGAGGACATGGCAGCAG GTGCTGCGATGGAGTTCAAGCCAAGTGACATTCCAGTAGAGAGTGTCTTATCAGAGGAAGGCCACCAG GTGTGTCAGGAGACCTCCCCAGCGTCCGGCGAGGGTCCCATCCCCTCCATTCCAAGCCCACCCAGCCCCTATCCACCAGAACCGGACACCGAGAGCCAAGCTCCCATCATTCACGACATCGTAACAAGCTCGCCCAGCGACAACGAGCACCTGTGCAGCGTGCCCTTTGTCTCCAGCATCGATTTCCTGGCGCCCCAGGATATCGCTGTCGCCGCTGCAGATGAGCCAGAGGACACCCTCCTTGATGCCGCACTGACGGAGAGGCTTGTCACTGAGGAACCAGAGGCTGACACCCCGGTTAGACTCGCTGAAGAGTCACAGGTGGATGTCCCCACTGAGACCACCGCACTCTCTGAGGTTCCCAGCCTGGTAGAACCAGCACGGGCAGAATCAGACAGCCCTGCTCATGAGGACCTTGTCCCGGAAACAGTTTGTGCTGCAGAAGAGGAGCCTAATGAAGAGGAGGATGTATTAATGCaggaggaagagaaggaagATGAAG AATTCCCCGCTAGCTTCAACATGGAGATCTCAAGTGGCCATGGACTCCGGAGGAGGGCTTTCCAATCCTCTGACACAGCAAGGTCAAAAGCGtcggaggaggaagacgaggagggagaaggggaggaggaggaggatgaggaggtggaGTTAAGGCTGGTGGAGAAGGATGAGGACAAGTCCTGGTGGTCCATGAACAAGTGCGTGGTGGGGGCTGCTATCCTGCTCTTCTTGGGCTCCCTCTTCCTCTCTG GTGACTTTGACGCCTCCGAAGTCAGCAATGGAGAACCAAGCCAG GACAGGCCAAGCAGCAGCAATCTACAGGAAATGAAGGCACTGTTAGACAAACTGATGAAGGAAAACCAACGTATCACTCTTCTTGAGACTCACCTGCAA TCTCAGATAAATGAGCTTGACACAGCGGTGTCGACGAGCGGCGACATACTGGAGAAAGCGGATCTGGAAAGGGTAAGCGCGAATCTGGGCGAGGAGCTGTCATCTATGGTGCACTTGAAGAAAGAACTGGAAAGTCTGCGGGCCAGGGTGACTGAACTAAGCCTGCTTGCAG CTGACCTGGAATCCAGTGAAACCCAGCCAGCACCGTCAAGCTCCGCCCCTGGTCCTGCTGAACCAGAGAAGAAGGGCAAGGTGAAGGAGGCGCTAAAAAGGCAGAAGGTTCTCCTGGACGAAAGCAAGACGAGGCTGCAAGGGATGAAAAAAGATGGCGGCCACCGCAGGGCAGTGACTGATAGCCTTGAGGAGATCCGGAGGGAGCTCTCCGACCAGGTGGAGCGGTGGGGCGTCAGGCGGTCGCTGGGGCCCCAAGGGAAACGGAGCAAGAGCAAAGACAAGGAGCGGAAAGGGGACAAAGATGGCAGGAAAGAAGAGGGGAAGTCTCCAAAGCCCAACTCTCACAAGGAATCATGGCGGAAGAATCAGGATGAGTGGGAGACCAAGAAGCATGAGCGCCGCCAAgatagggaggagaggaggaaggagaaACCATGGCACAGTCGTCAGGCTTCACACCAGCAGCAGCAATCCCGCAAGCCCCATATCAACGCAGGTGACTTCTGGAGAGACCAGGAGCAGAAGCTGAAACGCAACATCCGCCCCCGGACGTCCTGCACCTCTGTGGAGGACTGCGCTGCTAAGGAGGGCCTCTACCCGGTGGAGCTACCCGAATTCGAAGAGCTGCTGGATGGCTACCTGAGCAAGCTGGAGGGGACGCCGCCCTTCAGCAAGGACGCCATCCGTAGGCTGGCCTCCACCTTCTTCAGAGACGGCGTCTTCATGCACGACCAGGTGATGTTCGCCGACTTTGCCGAGGACGTGGCGGACATCCTGGAGGACATGGTGGACGTGGTGGAGGACGGCCGGCGCAGGGGAAACGACTCcctggaggaggagatggaggagtTTGAGAGGGAGGCCCTGTGGAAGTTTGCCACCACCGCCTGA